A region of Bifidobacterium adolescentis ATCC 15703 DNA encodes the following proteins:
- the yidD gene encoding membrane protein insertion efficiency factor YidD: MVRLIRWYQKHISAHTAPRCRYYPSCSSYAIQAIERFGCLKGGLLALLRLLRCNQWNRGGIDDVPQLYSLFYRCSWSKAHEEPRLTPLDVDEPIGDKENGL, from the coding sequence ATGGTGCGGCTCATCCGCTGGTATCAGAAACATATTTCCGCCCATACCGCACCTCGGTGCCGGTATTATCCCAGCTGCTCCAGTTATGCGATTCAGGCGATTGAACGATTTGGCTGCCTTAAAGGTGGCCTTCTTGCGTTATTACGCCTTCTTCGTTGCAACCAGTGGAACCGTGGAGGAATCGACGACGTTCCACAGCTCTATTCCTTGTTTTACAGATGTTCGTGGTCGAAGGCACATGAGGAGCCTCGTCTCACGCCTCTGGATGTAGATGAACCTATAGGCGATAAGGAGAATGGCCTGTAA